The Ranitomeya imitator isolate aRanImi1 chromosome 6, aRanImi1.pri, whole genome shotgun sequence genome window below encodes:
- the PHF14 gene encoding PHD finger protein 14 isoform X8, with protein sequence MDRSSKRRQVKPLATSLLEALDYDSSDDSDFKVGDASDSEGSVAGSDDGSKDSGESSGSDSEDSLKADDMATVVPDNEERNIEPEGEEAGTDFRQNEEKAADEQPGKDEVKKDETDKPPKKKERTSEVDVTADDQASEPKKWNLRRNRPMLDFVTIEQLNAMDDYDSEDDNDWRPTGSKGKGKSATGEGSDGEDDEEEEDGSEEESNHKTGNKDDSCNSSDDEGKKKKVKIPSRNSGDDEELTNDSLTLSQSKSNEDSLILEKSDKWCSQKMDHILICCVCLGDNSEDADEIIQCDNCGITVHEGCYGVDGESDSIMSSASENSTEPWFCDACKCGVSPSCELCPNQDGIFKETDAGRWVHIVCALYVPGVAFGDIDKLRPVTLTEMNYSKYGAKRKRDKLRRRSRRRFWLHPIVEVRESRGAYHCLFGELNENQDKYFEYTRMSKDSFRYLLRLVEGTISRQDTQLRKSISPEERLLVTLRFLATGETLRSLHFQFRIGVSTLSGIIADTCRALWDNLREEFLPIPTREIWLANAQKFEQVCSFPNCIGAVDGKHIRITKPSRSGSLFFNYKKYFSTVLMAIAGADCRFLAVDIGAFGRANDSRTFKESDMGRRLYNNNFNFPHARPLPNTDSPALPFVVVGDEAFQMSGNLLKPYSSRGLDRTKTIFNYRLSRARRTVECASGILVSKWRILGSAINLKIETVDEVVKACVVLHNFIIDKDRVNVELDEPIPNPLPDYQDHPLRTTVEIAHMRDQFAAYFVSDVGRVSWQDQMV encoded by the exons ATTCGGAGGGAAGTGTCGCCGGTAGTGATGATGGGTCAAAAGACAGTGGTGAAAGTTCTGGCAGCGACTCAGAAGACAGCCTAAAAGCAGACGATATGGCGACAGTTGTTCCTGATAACGAAGAAAGAAATATAGAACCCGAAGGAGAAGAAGCGGGTACAGACTTCAGGCAAAACGAAGAGAAAGCTGCTGATGAGCAGCCCGGTAAAGACGAGGTGAAGAAAGACGAGACCGACAAACCGCCGAAGAAGAAGGAGAGAACCTCCGAGGTCGACGTCACGGCCGACGACCAAGCGAGCGAACCCAAGAAATGGAATCTCCGAAGGAACCGTCCAATGCTGGACTTCGTCACCATCGAACAATTAAACGCCATGGACGACTATGACAGCGAAGATGACAATGATTGGAGACCCACAGGCAGTAAAGGGAAAGGAAAATCTGCTACCGGGGAGGGCAGCGATGGGGAAGACGACGAAGAAGAGGAGGATGGCAGCGAAGAAGAATCAAATCACAAAACCGGCAACAAAGACGACAGCTGCAATTCAAGCGACGACGAAGGGAAGAAGAAAAAAGTCAAGATTCCCAGTAGGAACAGCGGCGACGATGAGGAGCTGACGAATGACAGCTTGACATTGTCTCAAAGCAAAAGTAATGAG gattcTCTGATCCTGGAGAAGAGTGACAAATGGTGTTCGCAGAAGATGGATCACATCTTAATATGCTGCGTGTGTCTGGGGGATAATAGTGAAGATGCGGATGAGATCATCCAGTGTGATAACTGTGGTATAACCGTACATGAAG GCTGTTACGGTGTTGATGGGGAGAGTGATTCCATTATGAGCTCGGCCTCTGAAAACTCTACTGAGCCCTGGTTTTGTGATGCTTGCAAGTGCGGTGTGTCTCCCAGCTGTGAGCTCTGCCCCAACCAAGATGGTATATTTAAGGAGACCGATGCCGGAAG gTGGGTCCACATTGTTTGTGCTCTATACGTCCCTGGCGTCGCTTTCGGAGACATTGACAAATTACGTCCGGTGACACTGACAGAGATGAATTATTCGAAGTACGGAGCAAAG aggaaaagagacaaactacggagaaggagtcgtcggcgtttttggctacaccctatagtggaagtccgagagagtcgtggagcctaccattgtctgtttggcgaattaaatgagaaccaggacaaatactttgaatacaccaggatgtcaaaagacagcttccgatatctgctgcgtctggtggaaggaaccatttccaggcaggacacgcagctccgtaaatcgatttcccctgaggaacgtctgctggtgactctacg tttcctggctaccggagagacattgagatcactgcatttccagtttcggattggagtctcaacactgtcgggtattattgccgacacttgccgcgcattgtgggacaacctccgggaggaatttttacccatccctacaagagaaatatggcttgccaacgcccaaaaatttgagcaagtgtgttctttccctaactgtattggagccgtggatgggaagcacattaggattaccaagccttcaagaagtggatctcttttttttaattataaaaaatacttttccaccgtgctgatggcaattgcaggtgcggactgcaggtttctcgccgtggacattggagcgtttggtcgtgcaaatgattcacggacatttaaggagtctgatatgggccgaagattgtacaataacaattttaatttcccccatgcacgacctcttcccaacaccgacagcccggccctgccatttgttgttgttggtgatgaggcttttcaaatgagtggcaacctacttaaaccttactcaagtcgtgggttggaccgcaccaaaactatatttaattatagactgtccagggccagaagaactgtggagtgcgcctctggcatcctggtctccaaatggcgtatcttaggatccgccataaatttgaaaattgagacagtggatgaggtggtgaaggcgtgtgtggttctccacaattttattattgataaagacagagtcaacgtggaactcgatgaacccataccaaatccattgcctgattatcaagatcatcctctgcggacaactgtggagattgctcatatgagggaccaatttgctgcatactttgtttcagatgttggccgtgtttcatggcaagatcaaatggtttaa